In one window of Deltaproteobacteria bacterium DNA:
- a CDS encoding B12-binding domain-containing protein, with the protein MVDEQTIKEAIKAIVDHDEAKAVAITKNWIDTGNDPMAIMTEGFIPGIGEVGDQFGRGLLFLPGLVQSADVMKTVTDLVNEALPEKQTEKPGVVVIGTVKGDIHDIGKGIVVALLRANGMIVHDIGRDADTEKFIEEAVRVEADVIGTSTLLTTTMGHQKDLEQKLKKEGLRDKFKTIVGGAPVTARWAAKIGADAYAEDAQDSVIKIKGLIG; encoded by the coding sequence ATGGTAGACGAGCAGACTATCAAGGAGGCAATTAAAGCGATCGTGGATCACGACGAGGCCAAGGCCGTCGCAATTACTAAAAATTGGATCGACACGGGCAACGACCCCATGGCGATCATGACCGAGGGGTTCATTCCGGGAATCGGCGAAGTCGGTGACCAGTTCGGCCGCGGGCTGCTGTTTCTGCCGGGCCTGGTTCAGTCGGCCGATGTGATGAAAACCGTTACGGACCTGGTCAACGAAGCCCTTCCCGAGAAACAGACTGAAAAGCCGGGCGTTGTCGTCATCGGCACCGTGAAGGGCGATATCCATGACATCGGAAAGGGCATTGTCGTGGCCCTTCTCCGCGCCAACGGCATGATCGTGCACGATATCGGCCGTGACGCGGACACCGAAAAATTCATCGAAGAAGCCGTCAGGGTCGAAGCCGACGTCATTGGAACCAGCACCCTGCTGACGACCACAATGGGGCATCAAAAGGATCTCGAGCAGAAATTGAAAAAAGAGGGCCTGCGTGACAAGTTCAAGACCATTGTCGGCGGTGCACCGGTCACCGCTCGCTGGGCGGCTAAGATCGGCGCGGATGCCTATGCGGAGGATGCACAGGATTCGGTGATAAAAATCAAGGGGTTGATCGGTTAG